The Ictalurus punctatus breed USDA103 chromosome 28, Coco_2.0, whole genome shotgun sequence DNA window AACAGAGAGAAATGTAATGTTAGATAAAATACAGAGAGAAAAACTTATGATTTACAGTCAGAATCGCTGCTAAACAATCTTCACTCTGTGCTTTCAGTACAAAGATGTTCAGCtacaattttaatatttttatcaaACATAACAACAGATAATTTCCTCTCTGATGGAGAAATGTCTCTGATTGTTTCAGTTTAAACTGATATCGAGCCCGTCTCTGATTAGTAGATAAACAAACTTACTGAAATGATGAATCACGatttaattcatatttgtaCAAGCTGCTGCGTTTAGGCCCTTGTGCAGGTGTGTAGCAGAGTGAAAAACAGACGTACTGTTTATTCAACTAAAATGAACTTCACTCCACATTAGCACCCTGTATACTGAACCTCATACTGAATACTGACTGTGTGTTTCATGTACTGAGATGAGAAGCACAGATGATGATGTTGAGTTCATGCAGTGTGGAGATCAGGAACACTTACACATCAGTACTGTAATCTCCTCTGTTCTGTCTCCATCAGTGACCTGACACAGGTAATGTCCTTTATCTGACCATTCACAGTCTCTCagctgtaaggagacgtttcctctctccatctcctgaGTGAACAGACTCACTCTGCCCTCGTAACCTCTCCCCTCTGTCACATGTCCGTTCTTATAGACACAAACACAGCGTGTCTCCTTAAACCACCGGATCTCCATGTTAACAGCACTGATTTCAGGATACAGACGAcacgagagagtgagagcagaGCGTTTATACTCCTCTGTACCACTGGGACCGATGAGTTTAAACTCATCTGtgtaggaaaacacacacacacacacacacacacacacacacacacatacagacacacacacacacaattagtttactccaaaataaataatattaacacATATATTTCTGGAAATGTAACTTACTGCGTGCAGCCGCCATCTTTATCTCTTTCTGTAGGTTCAAACTAATAaaatcctaaacacacacaggaagagagAGTCATCCTTTTACACAACTTACCTCACACTAATACATGGTTAGAAAGCACAATTCCACAGTGTATTCTGGAGGACCAGTTTAACAGGTTACTGAGTCGTTGATGACGAACATGTAcgttagcatgatgctaactCGTCTTACCTTTTCTGTTCCTCAGATATAAACAAATCTGCTGCTTTAGCTGAAGTGTGTCCACATTTCAGAGCGGCTCATATTCAGTATTTTGACCTCATTACAGTTTAAACACCGTGTGTAAAATCTCCCCCCTGTCTACACGCACAAATATATTCCTCCTGTTTTAGTCTTTACAGCCGGAAGTGTAATGGctactttcactttcacattCATTACAGAGAACTGAGAGAGAGCTCCGCCCCTTCACCTCTGATAACCCCGCCCCCTGTGCTCAGCATTATTAGCTTATTATTATACATGTATGtcctgaacaacaacaacaacaacaacaacaacaacaacaataataataataataataataataataataataataataataataataagtattccCCCAGGGTTAACCAAAGTTAATACCTTAAGAAACTACTTGATTCTAAGTCCAGATTCTCAGTTTGCTACGTACTGGACCCTGGTATCACATTTATAAATTTAGGATTCatgtcttcttcttcatcattatgctgtctgtcagtcttttttaatatttatcatctatctatctatttatgtctcataatttaattatttatgtatctaTCTAGCCATCCATCTATATCCAGATATTAgacattaacatttaaatgatttttcccCCATTTAACATGTACAGAATGAGTCTCCACTGTCCGCTCTTTGAGGTAAAGCTGTTTCTTTAACTTTCCTCCACGGCTGTTGTTCTGCTCTGTACATGTGCACATGCTGCCCCCTTGTGGACGATCTAAGTGAAGTCAGCTTTACCTTGTTATAGTTGTGTATTACGAGTCGTCCAGcggttatttattatttctttaagaCTGAGAGAAGTTCTTCTATATTATTTTATCGGAGCAGTTGGGTATTGCCTTTTTCtgcgttttatttttatttttgcctcCTGCACCACCTGAAACCTACGACTACgaaagaaaggagaaataaagagaaacgTGATTTATAGGcatctgttttgtatttttgatGTAAAAGTCTGTTGATGCTGAAAGACGACCTCTGTTCGAGTCCGACCTCACACAttattacacactattacattatgaattaaattttaataaaatgttgaaATGACTAATAGTTGCTGCTgttaaaatgagtaaataattCATCACCACAGTTCACTTCTGTGTAGTTTGATAATGATACTGGTGATTGAATTCAGTGTGTGATATGGCTTTTCTCTGTGTATGTACTGTTATGAATATGTCTTTTTACAAAATGTCTTTTACTGGATCAATGTTATTGTAGTCTTTTATTCTGTGGGATTTCTCTATGTACTGCTccctatactgtatgtatttatttatttatttatttatttatttatttatttattttaaatcatgtattttactgtattaatgttattgttttatttttcattctattgtatttttgtgatttgagTTATTAGAAATCCTCATTAATGTCACGAATGATTACTgtattacttattatttaaagatttgtgataagatgctttaaggtggtgtgaaaaaataaagagtttataaaatgttttaccACACAGACTCACAGAGTGATTACTGAAGCAAAAGTGTGATATAAATCAGTGACCAGTTGCTGTATATAAACAATAGAATTGTGTTTTTACGATAAAACTAATTTTGTTAAGTCGAGATCaggagaaaacaacagaaagaaatgaataacgcAGGGCTGCTCAGGGCTTCTGTGGAGTGTTGGATGTGGAGTTCTAATAAGGCTGTGAAGGATGTCAGTAGACCCTGCTCCATGGGATATTTTCACTGTATAAATTCTACATTCTGCCTTTGTGTTGTCTTTGTTATTAAAATTCATGTATTAGATGTATTAAAATGGAGAATGTTATCGCACGTGATTCGTCACACGCGCTCAATGCAGTCAGTGCATGGTGTGGGCGTGGCCGAGCAGTGCGGCGACAAGATTATTCTGTCTTGTACtcatttacaacaacaacaacaacaacaacaacaacaacaataataataataattatgataatcataataataataacgatgaaaataatataatgatgatgatgatgatatgattattattattattattaataataataataataataatagtaataataatgatgatgattataataataataataataataataataataataataataataataataataataaatgctattgagctttaaataatggtatatttttttgtatggGCCCATGCAGTAAAAAAATACATGacaatatttatatagtttattttaataaatatcagaaatctaaaaggtgtgtgtcaTACCCGACagatgaacactgtacagttggttatatgactgtaagtcattcccttcaaatgctattgaagttagaaacgtgtataacaatgtggtatgtaactttagagacggtcccttaatttctgcATATCTCCGAATATCGAACCTCCAACGTCACACCGACTTTATTCCAGTGACCCAGGCTTCTTTTACTTTGAATTACACTGTATATTCCAGCGAATTTCACATTTGAAGTATATGGAAGTGTTAAACTTAAAGTTGCTGCTGAAAACATCTCAGTTAAATGAAGTATACCACAATGACTTACAACAAAAGTATCTCACTTACTATCCTGTAACACTTTGGAAGACTTTTGAAAGGATTTTATAATGCTGGGAGAGAACGGACCGGTCCGGAAGACAGAGCAGGTgatcacaggtgccgttttatatcacgtgacgcgCGCTTAATCCGGCAGGCCTGTAAATAGGCACGATGTTACGTTcctattatatttattacatattttgcTTGTATGTTCTCATTTGTAAttagataaaagcgtctgctaaacgaataaatgtaaatgtacacaagCCTCAGATGCCGGTGACGcgcgtgaagctcacgcaagcTCCCTTTAGTTTAAGGGAACAGCGGCATCGTTCGCGAAAGAGTCGGTTCTCTTGGTCGGCTCTTTGAATCGCTTTCTTGTGATATACGTTGGGAGTCGACTCGCAGAGTCGTTTTAGTGGTCAGACCGCCTAGAAGTACCGgtcaggtttattttttttacttaagaGTGTGTATTGCAGAAAGTATTGAAGGTGTATGTAGACGTTTATCAGCATCTTTTTAAAGAGCTGTTTACTTTTACAAAGGTGATTAAGTAAGGCTAAATTTGACAAATGCATTTATACTTCAGTTATTTAGAAAATATCAGAACAAAACACTTAAATACAGTATTTCTGCCTTGTTACTATACATCATTGTCGTTATGAATGGAACAGGTAaagtctggtgtgtgtgtgtgtgtgtgtgtgtgtgtgtgtgtgtgattgacacTAGGGTGAGCTCCATGTCTGAGTGGCtgaaatctgacattttcatcGTATTTATGGTGGTCCTGTCACTCACAGTTATTTCCATCTTTGCGGTCTGCTGTCTTATGAGGCgccgtcacacacacaaaacaagacagTACTGacgcacacacctacacacacttacacatacacatgaacAAACATGCCCACATGCACTTGATTGCCACTTGATttcctctcttgttctctctgtcAGGAAATTGGCAGAAATCGAGATCGTGCCTTTTGCAGGTTCAGGTAGAAACCATAAACCCAGATTCACCCTGAGGATCATCACAGAGCAGAAACATGCCTCAGAGCTTGTTCAGATGTTAACGAGCCAAATCCGCTCCACTGCAGGTCCTGCAGGCTCGACTGGCCTTGGTGTCTCTGCTGTAACTGCTGAGGTTGCCTCTACTTCTCAATATCAACTGGAGATGTACGCTTTATCTCCCTGTCACACAACAACAGACGCCGCACTCCCTATTGGAGAGCAGGTCACATCACTGGACTTGCAACCTACAAATCCTACTGAACACTTGGTGACCGCTACAGTTGAGCCAATCAGGATTACTGATAATGAAGAAAACGATTCTAGTGATAGTGAAACACTGCAGTTCTACCCTGCTTTATCATAAGACTACATACAAGACAAGTTTACTGAGTTAATAATGAACATAAATGTCTTTCTTTGCTTTATATATGCTGTGTAGGTCATGCTGTTCTGCTACGTGTTGTTTTTCAGCGAGTCAGGTGTATTCCTGTTTACTAACCACTTCTTAAATAGTAGTCTGCTCGTACGTGTGCTTGGTTTCCAAATTCATATGAACAAAGCAATGTTAATTCACTAAAAGCATCTGTTGCTAACTAGTCTACAATTTTACCATTAAAGCATAATTGAATATACTTGGTCAGATGGTGCTGGttcattttttataacagcagttctgacattttaacacattatcatttctgtaataaagaactcgttaaaaaaaacatgctatgCTATTATTTAACCAAAAATTGATGAAGTTTTATTTACGGAGAGCTTCATTTAACAATAacggaaggagtcttcagtgtcaacATTTTGTActaagttttccaacacaggaaaGTCGACATGGGCTTTCTCAGCCATCCTTCCACCTCGGTAGAATACCAGACTAATCTCCGCTCAGGGAGTTTATTTCTGCCTCTTGGTCATTTTTGAATGGGTGAGTCTCTGTGGCTTTATAATGTCTGTTATCTTGtgaaacaaacattttaaaatctgagaCCTTCCCTTTGGTGCCTCTTCTGTTGGAGCTGCTCTCTCTGAACTACTTTTCACAGGTTTCTCATAAACTTCCTCAGACAGAGTCTCTGTGAGCTCTGAAAGTTTCTGTTTAAGAGTCTCTAGCTCTCTGTCCTTCAGAAGCTGAACTGttcatccatctctctccctattTGTTTTAGTTCCTTCACATTTTCTTCCATCTCTGTCCTTCACTGAACCTCTAGTTTCAGCTCACTCTCAAGTTCTCttttctctgtccttctcttcTTTTATCTTTCTCTCCAGTTCAGTTGTTCAGTCATTAAGTTGTCTGATGCCTCCTTGATGCACCTGTATCTTTCTCAGAgttttcttccttttaaaaaaatgttttctgtcaTTCCCGCAAAAATATTtgctataattatttattacaaagTAGTTTGTGCACTTTAGAAAAACTTTAGAAATACttctttttaaagcaaaattcCACAGTGTATTGTGGTGGATTAGTTTAACAGGTTGATGATGAACATGTACTTTTACCTGTCTTACATTTTTTGTTCCACATATAAACATATCTGCTGCTTTTGGCTGAAGTGTGTCCGCATTTCACAGCGGCTCATATTCGGTATTGACCTCATAACAGTGAGCATTTAAACATAGGCAACAAGCAAACATCTCTACAGTTCTCCTATATTTCACTGCCACACCTGTTGGTTTTGCTGAGACACCTGAGAGAAAGCCCTGAACTCTCTCATCTGCAAGCTCCGCCccttcatgagtccaccatcaggagaacactgaacaacagtggtgtgcatggcaggattgcaaggagaaagttaCTGCTTTCAATAAGGAACATTGCTGCATTTGCTagagatcacgtggacaagccagaaggctgttggaaaaatgttttgtggactgatgagaccaaaacagaaatttttgtttgtttggggaaaggaaaacactgcattccagcataagaaccttatcccagctgtgaaacatggtggtggtggtgttataAAGGTTTgcgcctgttttgctgcatatgGGCCAAAACGGCTTGCCataattgatggaacaataaatTCTGATTTATACTAGCaaattctacaggaaaatgtcaggatatctgttTGTGCACTGagtctgaagagaaagtgggtcatccAGCAAGACAACGagcctaaacacacgagtcgttctaccacagaacggttaaagaataataaaatttatgttttggaatgtccaagtcaaagtcctgaccttaatccaacagaaatgttgtggaagaacctgaagcaagcagttcatgggaggaaacccaccaacatcccagagtggaagctgttctgtactgaggaacgggataaaattcctccaagccgatgtgcaggactgatcaacagttaccggaagtAGTTGTAGGTATTGCTGTACAAGGGGATcagaccagatactgaaagcataggttcacatacttttgccactcacagacatgtaatattagatcactttcctcaataaataaatgtatatataatatagtacaatatttttgtcttatttgtttaattgggttcttgtTCTACATGAGTGACCcctctcctctgacttctctggggGTGTAGATGGAGCCCCTCAACTCAATCCACATAGtcttcctccaaaaaaaaaagaaaaaaaaagccactcTGTAATAACTGCTCCAGAAGCTGCGACACATTCAGGCTTTTTCGGGAGTGCACCGCCACTATAAGACACCGATAAATCACACGCTGAGCGAAAACCAGTAGAAAACTAGCAGTCAGAAAAAACTGACAAACAT harbors:
- the si:dkey-111e8.4 gene encoding uncharacterized protein si:dkey-111e8.4 — its product is MSEWLKSDIFIVFMVVLSLTVISIFAVCCLMRRRHTHKTRQKLAEIEIVPFAGSGRNHKPRFTLRIITEQKHASELVQMLTSQIRSTAGPAGSTGLGVSAVTAEVASTSQYQLEMYALSPCHTTTDAALPIGEQVTSLDLQPTNPTEHLVTATVEPIRITDNEENDSSDSETLQFYPALS